A region of Allocoleopsis franciscana PCC 7113 DNA encodes the following proteins:
- a CDS encoding amino acid permease — translation MKLPFGRRPQSTVQTPTEERAGLGTFGGVYTPSILTILGVIMYLRFGWVVGNVGLLGTLIIVTLSTSITFLTSLSISAIATDRVVRVGGAYYMISRSLGIETGGAVGIPLYFAQAFSVALYTIGFAESVVATFNHLNQLYVALITTVVVAVLALTSASIAIRAQYFIMAAIALSLIAFVFGHPVEPTQIELWGAPDRLSEPFWGVFAVFFPAVTGIMAGVNMSGDLRDPSGSIPTGTLAAVGTGYVIYMGLPIFLAMRADATTLIEEPLIMQQMALWGPAILLGVWGATLSSALGSILGAPRVLQALARDGILPRWMSFLGTGSGRDDEPRIGTAVTLGVATAAVCIGDLNLIAPVLTMFFLTTYLVLNVSAAIEGFLQSPSFRPTFRVHWVFSLLGAMGCIAVMFLINAVATVVAAVIVLCIYFWLQQRELRTTWGDVRRGMWMELMRMGIFQIGHQPDTKNWRPHILVLSGAPTKRWSLIEFADNLTRNRGLVTVSSVLPSGSRDIAQQAKMEQTIRDYLERQGVQALVRLVTAPNPFDGAQQLMEAYGLGSLVPNTILLGDSEEPSRRDRYCQLIAEIHGAKRNLVILRENQELGFGLRRRIDVWWGGMQANGGLMLLLAYLLRSDIDWRNAQIYLKLVVPDDTAAIAAQANLESLVKQLRIGAISQVLVADGRPFTEILHESSQNADLVFLGMATPQEHFTQYYESLQNRTANLPTTAFVLAAPEFAFSEVLSDR, via the coding sequence ATGAAGTTACCATTTGGTCGTCGTCCGCAGTCTACCGTCCAAACCCCCACAGAAGAACGAGCCGGTTTGGGGACATTCGGTGGGGTCTATACGCCTTCGATTCTCACCATTCTAGGTGTGATCATGTATCTACGCTTTGGGTGGGTCGTGGGTAATGTGGGCTTACTGGGGACGTTGATCATTGTTACCCTTTCAACCTCGATTACCTTTTTGACATCCCTGTCGATTAGCGCGATCGCAACTGACCGCGTTGTGCGCGTGGGAGGTGCCTATTATATGATCAGTCGCTCTTTGGGGATTGAAACTGGGGGTGCAGTCGGAATTCCGCTTTACTTTGCCCAAGCCTTTTCCGTTGCCCTTTATACCATTGGTTTTGCCGAGAGTGTAGTAGCGACGTTTAATCACCTCAATCAGCTCTATGTCGCACTAATTACTACAGTTGTAGTGGCAGTATTAGCACTGACCTCAGCCAGTATTGCCATTCGTGCTCAGTACTTTATCATGGCAGCGATCGCCCTATCGTTGATTGCCTTCGTGTTTGGACACCCCGTTGAGCCAACACAAATTGAACTATGGGGTGCACCAGACCGACTTTCAGAACCGTTTTGGGGAGTTTTTGCCGTCTTTTTCCCCGCCGTGACTGGAATTATGGCAGGGGTCAATATGTCCGGTGATTTGCGTGACCCTAGCGGTTCTATTCCTACAGGTACATTGGCAGCCGTTGGCACCGGATACGTCATTTACATGGGTCTACCTATCTTCCTAGCCATGCGGGCAGACGCCACAACCTTGATTGAAGAACCTTTGATTATGCAACAGATGGCGTTGTGGGGACCTGCCATCTTACTTGGGGTTTGGGGTGCAACGCTCAGCAGTGCACTAGGCAGCATTCTAGGCGCTCCCCGTGTCTTACAAGCATTGGCTCGTGACGGCATCTTGCCCCGTTGGATGAGTTTCCTTGGCACCGGTAGCGGGCGAGATGACGAGCCACGCATTGGTACTGCTGTCACATTAGGCGTCGCAACAGCCGCCGTTTGCATTGGTGATTTGAATTTGATTGCTCCAGTGCTGACGATGTTCTTTCTTACCACCTATCTGGTGTTGAATGTCTCGGCGGCAATCGAGGGTTTCCTGCAAAGTCCTTCATTCCGTCCGACATTTCGCGTCCATTGGGTATTCTCACTGTTGGGAGCAATGGGTTGCATTGCCGTCATGTTTTTAATCAACGCGGTTGCTACCGTGGTGGCGGCTGTAATTGTCTTATGCATTTACTTTTGGTTACAACAACGGGAACTGCGAACTACATGGGGCGATGTCCGGCGTGGGATGTGGATGGAGTTGATGCGGATGGGCATTTTCCAGATTGGCCATCAACCTGACACGAAAAATTGGCGGCCTCATATCCTGGTTCTATCGGGTGCGCCCACAAAACGTTGGTCTTTAATCGAATTTGCCGATAATTTAACCCGTAATCGAGGTCTGGTTACCGTATCGAGTGTTTTGCCCAGTGGCTCTCGTGATATTGCCCAACAGGCGAAGATGGAACAAACCATCCGAGATTACCTGGAACGGCAAGGTGTACAAGCACTGGTGCGTTTAGTGACAGCTCCTAATCCTTTTGATGGTGCTCAACAACTGATGGAGGCTTATGGGTTGGGTTCGTTGGTTCCCAACACGATTTTATTAGGTGATAGTGAGGAACCCTCTCGGCGCGATCGCTACTGTCAACTCATTGCCGAAATCCACGGGGCAAAGCGTAATCTAGTTATTCTCAGAGAAAACCAAGAGCTTGGTTTTGGCTTGCGCCGAAGGATTGATGTCTGGTGGGGGGGAATGCAAGCTAATGGCGGTTTGATGTTACTTTTAGCCTATTTGCTGCGCTCAGATATTGACTGGCGTAATGCACAGATTTATCTCAAGTTAGTGGTGCCTGATGATACGGCGGCGATTGCAGCGCAGGCGAATCTTGAGAGTCTGGTGAAGCAACTACGGATTGGTGCCATATCGCAAGTACTGGTAGCAGACGGGCGTCCGTTCACGGAGATTCTCCATGAGTCCTCCCAGAACGCTGACCTTGTCTTTCTCGGTATGGCGACGCCACAAGAGCATTTCACACAGTATTACGAAAGCTTGCAGAACCGCACAGCAAATTTACCGACCACAGCCTTTGTGCTGGCTGCTCCTGAGTTTGCCTTTAGTGAGGTTCTCAGCGATCGGTAA
- a CDS encoding pentapeptide repeat-containing protein: MNLLVITVCAGCATNAEVNTANQVEDFKLSGSLALQQLTNTNQCSGCDFRGVNLTAINLSQANLSGANLSQANLAGANLKDTNLSQANLSGANLAQAQLSKANLSQANLTKANLSGTRFGEDLKTLPIQEGQAPNLRGANLSHANLTASNLPKVDLTGANLAEANLTNVKFKGMQAVGANFKKAKLNQADLSYADLKKADLTSADLEGTNFINANLEGADLRKTKLQRAKIDKAKLKGALRE, translated from the coding sequence ATGAATTTACTTGTAATTACAGTCTGTGCGGGATGTGCAACCAACGCTGAAGTAAATACAGCGAATCAGGTAGAAGATTTCAAGCTCAGCGGTTCTTTAGCACTGCAACAGTTAACCAATACAAATCAATGTTCAGGCTGTGATTTTCGAGGAGTCAATTTAACCGCCATCAATTTAAGTCAAGCTAACTTATCTGGTGCTAACCTTTCTCAGGCTAATTTAGCAGGGGCTAATCTTAAAGATACCAATTTGAGTCAAGCCAACTTAAGCGGAGCGAATCTTGCTCAAGCGCAATTATCGAAGGCAAATCTGAGTCAGGCAAACTTAACAAAAGCCAATCTTTCCGGTACTCGCTTTGGGGAAGATTTAAAAACTTTACCCATTCAGGAGGGACAAGCTCCGAATTTAAGAGGAGCCAATCTTAGCCATGCCAATTTGACGGCATCTAATTTGCCTAAGGTTGATTTAACGGGGGCAAATTTAGCAGAAGCTAATTTAACGAATGTCAAATTTAAGGGAATGCAAGCGGTTGGAGCTAATTTTAAAAAAGCAAAATTAAACCAGGCTGACCTCAGTTATGCTGACCTGAAGAAAGCTGATTTAACAAGTGCTGATTTAGAAGGTACTAACTTCATTAATGCCAATCTAGAAGGCGCTGATTTACGTAAAACTAAGTTGCAGAGGGCTAAAATAGATAAGGCTAAGTTAAAAGGTGCTTTACGGGAATAG
- a CDS encoding universal stress protein, which translates to MRYRKILVALDRSPQSEIVFEQALELAKKEEAALMLFHSLPFETQGVGSYADIFGRELINFSVELQKVLDQESEQARQFLRNYCQKATEQGVPTEWDLKIGDAGSRIRELAKAWDADLVIVGRRGHRGFAEIVLGSVSSYVIHQAPCSVLVVQGISPNLKQTPEAATQAMNS; encoded by the coding sequence GTGAGATACAGAAAAATCTTAGTAGCGCTTGACCGCTCACCTCAATCAGAAATTGTGTTTGAACAAGCTCTAGAGCTAGCGAAAAAAGAAGAAGCTGCTCTCATGTTGTTTCACTCTTTACCTTTTGAAACTCAGGGTGTTGGCTCTTATGCAGATATATTTGGCAGGGAGTTAATCAACTTCTCGGTCGAACTGCAAAAAGTATTAGACCAAGAAAGTGAGCAAGCCCGTCAATTCCTAAGAAACTATTGCCAAAAGGCAACGGAACAAGGAGTCCCGACCGAATGGGATTTGAAGATAGGAGATGCAGGCAGTCGCATCCGAGAACTAGCTAAAGCTTGGGACGCCGATTTAGTTATCGTTGGCCGTCGAGGTCACCGAGGTTTTGCCGAGATTGTCTTGGGAAGTGTCAGTAGTTACGTGATTCATCAAGCCCCTTGCTCAGTTTTAGTGGTACAAGGGATTAGTCCTAACCTCAAACAAACGCCGGAAGCAGCAACTCAGGCAATGAATTCATAA